The region GTAATAGGGAAGATAGGTAGTTGCCAAACTTTTTTTAAAATTATATGACTTTGTAGCTCAGTCGGTTAGAGCATCTGACTGTTAATCAGAGGGTCGAAGGTTCGAGTCCTTCCAAGGTCGCCATTTAATATTTATTTTGTTTATATATAGAGGGTTTGTCCCTCTTTTTTATATTATATATTATTGAAAATACTTTATAAATGGTGTATAATAAAAGATAGAAACAAAAATTAGGAGGCTTTTAAATGGAATTAAGAGATTTACAATTAAATATAGAAGAACATTTAGGTAAAAATGTTAAATTAGAGGGATGGGTTAAAAAAATAAGAGCACAAAAAAACTTTGGATTTATAGAATTTAATGATGGAACATACTTTCAAGGTATACAGCTTGTATTTGATGATAATTTAGTAAACTTTGAAGAAATATCAAAGTTATCAATTTATTCATCTATTTCAGTTGAAGGGAAAGTTGTAAAATCAGAAGGAAAAGGTCAAAATTATGAGATAAAAATAGAGAATATATCAGTATTTAATAAAGCGGATATTTCTAATCCTTTACAAAATAAAAGACATGGTATGGATTTTTTAAGAACTATTGCTCATTTAAGACCGAGAACTAATACTTTTAATGCAGTATTTAGAGTTAGATCATTATTAGCGTATGCAATTCATAAATTTTTTATGGAAAGAAATTTCGTTTACGTACAAACACCTATATTTACAGGAACTGATGCAGAGGGTGCTGGTGAAATGTTCCAAGTTACAACTTTAGATTTAAATAATATTCCAAAAACTGAAGAAAATAAAATTGACTATAAAGAAGATTTCTTCGGTAAACCAAGTTTTTTAACTGTTACTGGTCAATTACATGTTGAAGCATTTGCATCAGCATTTCATAATACATATACATTTGGTCCAACATTTAGAGCTGAAGAGTCATATACTACAAGACATGCTGCAGAATTTTGGATGATAGAACCTGAAATTGCATTTGCTAATTTAGAAACAAATATGGATATAGCTGAGTCTATGATTAAATATATTATTAAATATGTTATGGATAATGCGCCACTAGAAATGGAATTCTTTAATACATGGATAGAGAAAGGTATTATAGATAAGTTAAATAATATTGTAAATAATGAATTTGGACGTGTTACATATACTGAAGCTATAGAAATACTTAAAAACTCTAAAGAAGAATTTACCATTCCTGTTGAATGGGGAATGGATTTAAAAACTGAACATGAAAGATATTTAGCTGAAAATGTATTCAAAAAACCAGTTTTTGTTACAGATTATCCTAAAGACATTAAGGCATTCTACATGAAGTTAAATCCTGATAATAAGACTGTTAGAGCTATGGATTTATTAGCTCCTGGTATAGGTGAAATTGTTGGAGGAAGTCAAAGGGAAGATGATTATGATAAACTTGTTAATGTAATGCAAAAAAAAGGGTTAAATATTGATGATTATTCTTGGTATTTAGACTTAAGAAAATTTGGTTCTTTCCCACACTCAGGTTATGGTTTAGGTTTTGAAAGAATGTTAATGTATATTACTGGTATTGCAAATATTAGAGACGTACTTGCATTCCCTAGAACTGCAAAAAGCTTAGAATATTAAGAGGTGAAATATGAAAAAGATTTTATTAGCTTTTCTAATGTTTCCTTTATTTTTAAGAGGAGATTTTTTAGAAGAATTACAAAAAATAGATTTGTTATTACAAAAAGGACAGTATAAAGAAGCACTTCAAAAAGGTAAAGACTTAATTCAAACAGAAATAAGTGAAGAAGATAAATCTTCTTTAAAAAATCTATTATCGGTTATTGAAAAAAAGATTAAATCAGAGTCTGATAACTTAGCAGATAGAATCTTTAACAATACTGGTGAGATTAATTTTACTACAGATGAAGCTACTGAAGGTGAAGACGCAGAAAGTAGTTCTACGGGAACATTTGCTTTCCCTGGAGATGTTTTAAATGATGCTTCAAAATATCAAGAATATGTAAATGTAGAAAAAGAAGTTTTAGCAAGTGGTAATCCTGATAATGTATATACTTTATCAACTATATATATGAAAAGTGGACTATATGAAAGAGCTATGAATCTTGGTTTAAAAACTAAAGATGTAAGAACTGTATATAACTCTGCATTAGGTGCTAGATTAATAGGTAAATATGATATAGCAATAAAACAATATCAAAAAGTTTTATCAATTAATCCTTCACATCTTAATTCATTATTAGGGTTAGGGCTTTCATATAGAGGAAGAGGGGATAAACAAAATGCAATAAAATATCTACAAAAATACTTGAATGCTGGTGGAACTAATCCAAATGTTTCAAAAACTATACAATATTTAAGTAGGTAGATAATATGGGGTGGATTAATTTGAGTTCTATTTTAAATGAAAATATTTGTGTTAAAATAATGGAAAAATATGACATTATTGAACATGCAATAGAGGATTTTAAAAAATATAATTTAGATGAAAAAATATTAGATAAATTAATTACTGCTTCTAAAGTAGATGATAAGATATTTATAAATAGATGTATGGATGAAAATATTAAGATACTTTGTTTTAAGGATAGTAATTATCCCAAAAAGTTAAAAGAATCTGGATTTATCTTTCCATACATTTATTTAAAATCAAATAAAGATATTAATGAATTAAATAGCATACTTTCTATTAGTTCAAATTATGATTTAATTGATAATACAAAAAATATTATCGAAGAAGTATTAGATATAGATAAAGAAATATCTATTAGTTTGGTTTCTGAAACTGAGGCAGATAGATATATTCAAAAATTATTTAAAAATAAAGAAAATACAATGGTATTAATCAGTTCAAGAGATTTTAAATATATACCAAAATATTATAATATTGAAAAAGATTTATTAATTACATTATCTCCTTTTGAAGATATACGTAGCAGAAAAAATATACTTAGATCATCAAGTTTACTTGCAGGTATAAGTGACTTTCTATATATTCCAGAAAGTTCAAAAATTTCAAGGGCTATGATAATGTCAAAGATTATGAATGACCTAGGAAAAGAAATATTTGCGAGTACTTCTTATGGCAAAAGATACTTAGGTTGTAATTACATACTAAAAAATAATATTGCAAAACTTGTTATGAATAAAGAAGATATAAATGAAGAGGTGAAAAATGGCTAAGAATTTAGTAATAGTGGAGTCCCCATCTAAAGCAAAAACAATAGAAAAAATATTAGGTTCTAATTATGAAGTTCTAGCTTCAGTAGGACATTGTATAGATTTACCAAAAAGTACTATAGGTATAGATGTAGAAAATGATTTTAAACCAGAATATAAGATTATTAAAGGTAAAAAAGAAATATTAGAAAAATTAAAACAAAAATCAAAATTAGCTAATAAAGT is a window of Streptobacillus felis DNA encoding:
- the asnS gene encoding asparagine--tRNA ligase; amino-acid sequence: MELRDLQLNIEEHLGKNVKLEGWVKKIRAQKNFGFIEFNDGTYFQGIQLVFDDNLVNFEEISKLSIYSSISVEGKVVKSEGKGQNYEIKIENISVFNKADISNPLQNKRHGMDFLRTIAHLRPRTNTFNAVFRVRSLLAYAIHKFFMERNFVYVQTPIFTGTDAEGAGEMFQVTTLDLNNIPKTEENKIDYKEDFFGKPSFLTVTGQLHVEAFASAFHNTYTFGPTFRAEESYTTRHAAEFWMIEPEIAFANLETNMDIAESMIKYIIKYVMDNAPLEMEFFNTWIEKGIIDKLNNIVNNEFGRVTYTEAIEILKNSKEEFTIPVEWGMDLKTEHERYLAENVFKKPVFVTDYPKDIKAFYMKLNPDNKTVRAMDLLAPGIGEIVGGSQREDDYDKLVNVMQKKGLNIDDYSWYLDLRKFGSFPHSGYGLGFERMLMYITGIANIRDVLAFPRTAKSLEY
- a CDS encoding tetratricopeptide repeat protein; translated protein: MKKILLAFLMFPLFLRGDFLEELQKIDLLLQKGQYKEALQKGKDLIQTEISEEDKSSLKNLLSVIEKKIKSESDNLADRIFNNTGEINFTTDEATEGEDAESSSTGTFAFPGDVLNDASKYQEYVNVEKEVLASGNPDNVYTLSTIYMKSGLYERAMNLGLKTKDVRTVYNSALGARLIGKYDIAIKQYQKVLSINPSHLNSLLGLGLSYRGRGDKQNAIKYLQKYLNAGGTNPNVSKTIQYLSR